In Stenotrophomonas sp. 169, one DNA window encodes the following:
- a CDS encoding TnsA endonuclease N-terminal domain-containing protein, translated as MAKGTRKAKETTTSVAASLDFAFFRFLWQFYQANKGKIRQNYRELTRKFLDHNDPEKNPKAFLRQPQFEALETYVLLKEFLGNAKVEEIFKAWYERSGKFEGRLFGSFRGTAGQEMFQFGDSDELELTSYKTLFDRMRKNSRMYPNYIFALTMGTGKTILMATCIFYEFLLANKFPKDAHFCHNALVFAPDKTVLQSLKEIEGFDLSLVVPPEYVAWMTVNLHFHYLEEAGTSLDTMDKSKFNIIVSNTQKIILKRQHKDKNATDKLFGATAEVLAPSTVYDDNADLYGFDQPEDEADLTTNQRFEKLRRLEQLGVYVDEAHHAFGKSLAKDMGVGQKETDTSLRTTIDELAKSLKNTGTHVVACFNYTGTPYVGREVLPEVVYAYGLKKAIDKGFLKNVELHGYTNTRTDEFVDIAIEEFLKQTTDLNPEGLRPKLAFFAATVDELTAELKPAVEAALIKHGIPTSRILVNVGDDKITSNDDIREFNRLDTEGSEKQFILLVNKGREGWNCRSLFGVGLFRQPKSKVFVLQATMRCLRQIGQAQYTGHVFLSKDNLNILNEELLQNFRVSADELQKKDTNKECVKIKVVLPPVQIKLVRVRKQFNVTEKALTHGVALGMDRSEAEAWKDLTEKYHLLEIRQEGLSLEDAMQSGNIETRDLTNRRQKREFSRLTLVAEIARYLNRNPLDVEDLLDSTKEGTEELVAITNEFNELLYDEIIPRLFKLLYDLDETKETEEHEVELIKLPPQGYYEVNAAKDKIVRQADSNVTDEFKGKSFHLDAYCFDSGSEQKVFWELIRSNKVKKVYFTGMLTHGQSDFFIQYIDPVSHTVRSYYPDFLFERVEDDGSTKYVIVEVKADYQIDDAVVQAKKDFANQIAVASGMEYMLMKSTDADASKVASLLNA; from the coding sequence ATGGCTAAAGGCACGCGCAAGGCCAAGGAAACCACGACGAGCGTGGCCGCCTCGCTCGACTTCGCGTTCTTCCGTTTCCTGTGGCAGTTCTACCAAGCCAACAAGGGCAAGATCCGCCAGAACTATCGCGAGCTGACCCGCAAGTTCCTCGACCACAACGACCCGGAGAAGAACCCCAAGGCCTTCCTGCGCCAACCGCAGTTCGAAGCCTTGGAAACCTACGTCCTCCTGAAAGAGTTCCTGGGCAACGCCAAGGTCGAGGAAATCTTCAAGGCGTGGTATGAGCGCAGCGGCAAGTTTGAAGGCCGCCTGTTCGGCTCGTTCCGTGGTACTGCTGGGCAGGAGATGTTCCAGTTCGGCGACTCGGATGAACTGGAGCTGACCTCGTACAAGACCCTGTTTGACCGGATGCGCAAGAACAGCCGGATGTACCCCAACTATATCTTCGCTCTGACAATGGGCACGGGGAAAACCATTCTGATGGCGACGTGCATCTTCTACGAGTTCCTGCTCGCCAACAAATTCCCGAAGGACGCCCACTTCTGCCACAACGCACTGGTGTTTGCCCCGGACAAGACGGTGCTGCAATCGCTGAAGGAGATCGAAGGGTTCGACCTGTCGCTGGTTGTGCCGCCGGAGTACGTTGCGTGGATGACAGTGAACCTGCACTTCCACTACCTGGAAGAAGCCGGCACCTCGCTGGACACGATGGACAAGTCCAAGTTCAACATCATCGTCTCCAACACACAGAAGATCATTCTCAAGCGCCAGCACAAGGACAAGAATGCCACCGATAAGCTGTTCGGGGCTACGGCGGAAGTCCTCGCGCCGTCTACCGTGTACGACGATAACGCCGACCTCTACGGCTTCGACCAGCCCGAGGACGAGGCCGACCTGACCACCAACCAGCGTTTCGAGAAGCTTCGCCGGCTGGAGCAATTGGGCGTCTATGTGGACGAGGCCCACCACGCCTTTGGCAAGAGCCTGGCCAAGGACATGGGCGTTGGTCAGAAGGAAACCGACACCAGCCTACGCACCACGATCGACGAGCTGGCCAAGAGTCTGAAGAACACCGGCACGCACGTCGTGGCCTGCTTCAACTACACCGGCACGCCCTATGTCGGACGCGAAGTGCTGCCGGAAGTGGTGTATGCCTATGGCCTGAAGAAAGCCATAGACAAAGGATTTCTGAAGAATGTCGAACTGCACGGCTACACCAACACTCGTACCGACGAGTTCGTGGACATCGCCATAGAGGAGTTTCTCAAGCAAACCACCGACCTGAATCCCGAAGGCCTACGCCCAAAACTAGCCTTCTTCGCCGCCACCGTGGACGAGCTGACCGCCGAGCTGAAGCCTGCCGTTGAGGCCGCGCTCATCAAGCACGGCATCCCCACCTCACGCATCCTAGTCAATGTGGGTGACGACAAGATCACCTCAAACGACGACATCCGTGAGTTCAACAGACTTGACACCGAAGGCTCCGAGAAGCAGTTCATCTTGCTAGTAAACAAAGGCCGCGAAGGCTGGAACTGCCGTTCCCTGTTCGGCGTCGGATTGTTCCGTCAACCGAAGTCCAAGGTCTTCGTTCTGCAAGCCACCATGCGCTGTCTTCGCCAAATCGGTCAGGCCCAATACACCGGCCACGTCTTCCTCTCCAAGGACAACCTGAATATTCTCAACGAAGAGCTGCTGCAGAACTTCCGCGTCAGCGCCGACGAATTGCAGAAGAAGGACACCAACAAGGAGTGCGTGAAGATCAAGGTTGTGCTTCCGCCGGTACAGATCAAGCTGGTGCGCGTACGCAAGCAGTTCAACGTTACTGAGAAGGCGCTAACGCATGGCGTCGCCCTAGGCATGGATCGGTCGGAGGCAGAAGCCTGGAAAGATCTGACTGAGAAATACCACCTGTTGGAGATTCGGCAGGAGGGTCTGAGTCTCGAAGATGCCATGCAGTCCGGCAACATCGAAACCCGCGACCTGACCAACCGCCGCCAGAAGCGCGAGTTCTCGCGGCTAACCTTGGTAGCGGAGATTGCTCGCTACCTCAACCGCAATCCGTTGGATGTGGAAGACCTGCTGGATTCCACCAAGGAAGGCACTGAGGAGCTAGTCGCCATCACCAACGAGTTCAACGAGCTGCTCTACGACGAGATCATCCCGCGTCTGTTCAAGCTGCTCTACGACTTGGACGAAACAAAGGAAACCGAGGAGCACGAGGTGGAGCTCATCAAGCTGCCACCACAGGGCTACTATGAGGTCAATGCCGCTAAGGACAAGATTGTGCGGCAAGCCGACAGCAACGTCACCGACGAGTTCAAGGGCAAGAGCTTCCATCTGGATGCCTACTGTTTCGACTCTGGCTCCGAGCAGAAGGTGTTTTGGGAGCTGATCCGCAGCAACAAGGTCAAGAAGGTGTATTTCACCGGCATGTTGACCCACGGGCAGTCCGACTTCTTCATCCAGTACATCGACCCGGTTAGCCACACTGTCCGTAGCTATTACCCGGACTTCTTGTTCGAGCGTGTCGAGGATGATGGCAGTACCAAGTACGTCATCGTCGAAGTGAAGGCCGACTACCAAATCGACGATGCCGTGGTGCAAGCCAAGAAAGACTTCGCCAACCAAATCGCCGTCGCCAGCGGCATGGAGTACATGCTGATGAAGTCGACGGATGCTGATGCCAGCAAAGTTGCCTCCCTCCTCAACGCCTGA